Proteins encoded in a region of the Sander lucioperca isolate FBNREF2018 chromosome 4, SLUC_FBN_1.2, whole genome shotgun sequence genome:
- the LOC116034207 gene encoding tetraspanin-5 → MMSGKHFKAHEVSCCIKYFIFGFNIIFWFLGVAFLGIGLWAWSEKGVLSNISSITDLGGFDPVWLFLVVGGVMFILGFAGCIGALRENSFLLKFFSVFLGIIFFLELTAGVLAFVFKDWIKDQLNFFINNNIRAYRDDIDLQNLIDFTQEYWECCGAFGADDWNLNIYFNCTDSNPSREKCGVPFSCCTKDPAEDVINTQCGYDIRAKTDSEQRTFIYIKGCVPQFEKWLQENLTVVAGIFIGIALLQIFGICLAQNLVSDIDAVRESCLFT, encoded by the exons ATGATGTCAGGAAAGCATTTCAAGGCTCATGAAGTGAGCTGCTGCATCAAGTATTTCATCTTCGGATTCAACATAATATTTTGG tTCCTTGGAGTGGCGTTCCTCGGCATTGGGTTGTGGGCATGGAGCGAAAAG GGTGTTCTCTCCAACATCTCGTCCATCACAGACCTGGGGGGCTTTGACCCAGTCTGGCTCTTCTTGGTGGTGGGTGGTGTGATGTTCATCCTCGGATTCGCCGGTTGCATCGGAGCGCTGCGAGAAAACTCTTTCTTGCTCAAATTT TTCTCTGTGTTCCTGGGTATCATCTTCTTCCTGGAGCTGACTGCAGGAGTCCTGGCCTTTGTCTTCAAAGATTGGATCAAGGACCAGCTCAATTTTTTCATTAACAACAACATCCGGGCCTACAGAGACGACATTGATCTGCAGAACCTGATAGACTTTACCCAGGAATAT TGGGAGTGTTGTGGAGCGTTTGGAGCTGACGACTGGAATTTGAACATCTACTTCAACTGTACTGATTCCAACCCAAGCCGTGAGAAATGTGGAGTGCCCTTTTCCTGCTGCACCAAAGATCCAGCG GAGGATGTCATCAACACTCAGTGTGGCTACGACATCCGAGCAAAAACG GACTCTGAGCAGCGGACCTTCATCTATATTAAGGGATGTGTTCCTCAGTTTGAGAAGTGGCTTCAAGAAAACCTGACAGTGGTGGCAGGCATCTTTATAGGGATTGCATTACTACAG aTTTTTGGCATCTGTTTAGCACAAAATCTTGTGAGCGACATTGACGCCGTGAGAGAGAGCTG TTTGTTTACCTAA